A single window of Ictalurus punctatus breed USDA103 chromosome 27, Coco_2.0, whole genome shotgun sequence DNA harbors:
- the cdkn1ca gene encoding cyclin-dependent kinase inhibitor 1Ca — translation MANVDIQSLWERHAARRTFPVLARTKVCRNLFGPVDHEELNCEMKRRLQEMSEQDQSRWNFNFEENVPLPGNYEWEEIAVSTVPSFYKESVRNGKARAVNAQDAESSTECGCKNEAQSSAEAPSPSAEVNQENRSGALNAREHGTPVCRRRNRTSVPEELRNSTTHITDFFPRRKRSLDSKLTERTSQSSSIPAEVTPRKRIR, via the exons ATGGCTAACGTGGACATACAGAGCCTGTGGGAGCGACACGCCGCACGCAGGACGTTTCCTGTTCTCGCCCGCACGAAGGTCTGCCGCAACCTCTTCGGACCCGTGGATCATGAAGAGCTGAACTGCGAAATGAAGCGGAGACTGCAGGAAATGTCTGAACAGGACCAGAGCCGCTGGAACTTTAACTTCGAGGAGAACGTGCCGTTGCCTGGAAATTACGAGTGGGAGGAAATAGCAGTGAGCACCGTGCCATCTTTCTATAAGGAGTCGGTGCGTAACGGGAAAGCGCGTGCTGTTAACGCCCAAGACGCCGAGTCCAGCACGGAGTGTGGATGTAAAAATGAAGCGCAGAGTTCCGCTGAAGCTCCGAGTCCATCTGCGGAGGTGAACCAGGAAAACCGGTCTGGAGCTCTGAACGCCCGAGAACATGGCACTCCTGTGTGCCGGAGAAGAAACAGGACCTCTGTGCCAGAGGAATTGAGAAATAGCACTACGCACATTACAG ACTTCTTCCCCAGGAGAAAACGGAGCTTGGACTCTAAGCTGACAGAGCGCACATCCCAGTCCAGCTCCATCCCTGCTGAAGTTACTCCACGCAAGAGAATCAGATG a